Proteins from a single region of Nomia melanderi isolate GNS246 chromosome 9, iyNomMela1, whole genome shotgun sequence:
- the LOC116427783 gene encoding maternal embryonic leucine zipper kinase, whose product MVRYVALKGLYDLEKTIGSGGFAKVKLATHVATGEKVAIKIMDKTALGDDLPRVKLEVDALKTLLHQHICRLYQVIETESHYFMVIEYCSGGELFDHIVEKNRLSETESRKFFRQIVSAVAYLHNLGYAHRDLKPENVLLDRDENLKLIDFGLCAKPKNGIESHLQTSCGSPTYAAPELILGKKYLGSEVDIWSMGVLLYALLCGFLPFDDNSIESLYRKILSGKYDEPSWLSSSSKRLIQAMLQIDPKKRISIQELCNHPWITAGFLNPVSFVHKTNFEKDDDVLSTMSAICGEHASDIWKKLVKSDRTDYKTATYLLLLDRKLRGLSLRISSSAKSHFKPEDEGGINNIITKLDCSPRSKPNRKSPVLETTYNVIPKTPETANNFMEPYIPGRKRHRSKEVDDMCSPVPIKRAAEKDRTVSTPTSTPISETRGSQSSTPGSARKVIMGLERGLNRVRCVLTPKRRMKNENIDPDQPNILSGKGLFNVSSTSSDDPRYVLSQLRRALRRKGIMCHQKGFILQGETEDCAEEDKDTTRPFSSRNACSFELEVCLLEGISSDKLLVGIRRKRLKGDAWVYKRVCEEVLALAAEDLSTESEGSTESKCPI is encoded by the exons atgGTACGATATGTTGCCCTTAAAGGCTTATACGATCTGGAAAAGACTATTGGAAGTGGAGGCTTTGCGAAAGTTAAACTTGCTACGCATGTTGCAACCGGCGAAAAAGTTGCTATTAAAATAATGGACAAAACAGCATTAGGC GATGATTTACCAAGAGTTAAATTAGAAGTTGATGCGCTGAAAACTTTATTACACCAACACATTTGTAGACTATATCAAGTAATAGAAACAGAGAGTCACTATTTTATGGTGATAGAATATTGTTCAGGAGGAGAATTATTTGACCATATAG tgGAAAAAAATAGGTTATCTGAAACAGAATCAAGGAAATTCTTTCGTCAAATTGTCTCTGCTGTAgcatatttacataatttaggATATGCGCATCGTGACTTGAAACCA GAAAATGTTTTACTAGACAGGGATGAAAACTTAAAACTTATAGACTTTGGATTATGTGCAAAGCCAAAGAATGGGATAGAATCGCATTTGCAAACATCATGTGGTTCCCCAACTTATGCTGCACCAGAACTTATATTAGGAAAAAAGTATTTAG GCTCAGAAGTAGACATTTGGAGTATGGGAGTACTTCTGTATGCATTACTTTGTGGTTTCCTTCCCTTTGACGATAACAGTATAGAGAGTCTATATAGAAAGATTCTT agTGGCAAGTATGACGAACCAAGCTGGCTTTCAAGTAGCAGTAAAAGACTGATACAAGCAATGCTACAAATAGATCCtaaaaaaagaattagtataCAAGAGTTGTGCAATCATCCGTGGATTACAGCAGGATTTCTAAATCCTGTTTCATTTGTTCATAAAACTAAC tTCGAAAAGGATGATGACGTGTTGAGTACTATGTCTGCGATATGCGGTGAACATGCTTCAGATATATGGAAGAAACTTGTAAAAAGTGATCGAACTGATTATAAGACTGCTACATATCTTTTACTTTTGGATAGGAAACTTCGTGGACTTTCACTTCGGATATCATCTTCTGCAAAATCTCATTTTAAGCCAGaa GATGAAggaggaataaataatattataacaaaactTGATTGTTCTCCAAGAAGCAAACCTAATAGGAAATCTCCTGTATTAGAAACAACTTATAATGTTATACCAAAAACACCGGAAAcag CTAATAATTTCATGGAACCATACATACCTGGAAGGAAACGACATCGAAGTAAAGAAGTAGATGATATGTGTTCTCCTG TTCCCATCAAGAGAGCAGCAGAAAAGGATAGAACCGTTTCTACTCCAACCAGTACTCCAATATCAGAAACACG AGGATCACAGTCTTCTACACCAGGAAGCGCCAGAAAAGTAATAATGGGTCTAGAACGTGGCTTAAATCGTGTGCGGTGCGTCCTTACGCCTAAGAGGCGCATGAAAAATGAGAATATTGATCCTGACCAACCTAACATACTTTCCGGCAAA GgtcttttcaatgtttcatcaACATCCAGTGATGACCCGAGATATGTACTCTCACAATTACGTCGAGCACTTCGGCGGAAAGGAATCATGTGTCACCAAAAAGG gtTTATTCTTCAAGGTGAAACAGAGGACTGCGCAGAAGAAGACAAAGATACAACACGGCCATTTTCCTCCAGGAACGCTTGCTCATTCGAGTTGGAAGTTTGCTTACTAGAGGGTATCTCGAGCGATAAATTATTAGTTGGTATTCGAAGGAAAAGATTAAAAGGTGATGCATGGGTGTACAAACGTGTATGTGAAGAGGTTCTTGCTCTGGCAGCTGAAGATCTCTCTACAGAATCGGAAGGTTCGACAGAGTCGAAGTGTcctatttga